The Lycium barbarum isolate Lr01 chromosome 11, ASM1917538v2, whole genome shotgun sequence genome contains the following window.
CATTCAGGTTTTGAGTCTTATGTAATCAAATGATGACAGTgcaaaaaaaattttaaaaataccaCACAACCCATCCCATGATCTAGTTCTAAAcgttttcagtttttctttctaGCTTCGAAGGTCCTCAATTATTGTCCCCTATCTTGAAGGTGAGATGACATGACCCAGTTTATAATTCTTTTATATGATCGAGAAATCCTAAAGGGCAAATGGCGGTTCTAAACCCTATCCTTTTCAACCTAAATACCATATTCTTGTTTAGAGTAGGGTTCAAACTCATGACATGCGTCTAATTAATACACAAATCACACGTTGAGCTTCTATCACGAGACCAAAGCCCTAGGGCGATGACACAATTAGAAGATTAAAAAAAGAAAACTATAGTTGCTAGGAATACGAATGAGCTTATTCGATCTAATAAGTACCTTGTATTAGAATTGAGAAATTCTAAGGCTCGGATCTTTAGTATTCTCTTATTTATTACCTGTGTCAAAACAATTTGTTGGGCAATACTCAACGCAATTaccacaaaatatacaaattccAAAATCAATACTGTAATTAAGCAATCGTTTCTTTCGAATAtcagtttccaacttccaatcgTAAAAAACTTATGACTGCACCAACTACAAGAAAAGACCTCATGATAGTCAATATGGGGCCTCAGCACCCATCAATGCACGGTGTTCTTCGACTCCGCACATTACTTAGACGGGTTCTAGAAAGACATATAGGAAGGAATGGAGAAATCGAATATGAAAGAAAAGACAAAGAAATGAGAGAATATCGGATTCTATTTCTTTGAATCTGAGCTGAATCTTGTCTATTTCAACCCCCCTAGGTATCATTTCTAATACATCGGTGGGGTCGCTTCTGTAACTGGATAACTAGATACCTATGAATCGCTAAGAGATCAATATCTGGTAACATCCAGAATGATATACTTTTTGTGATATGAACGTGGTACCATGAGAAAATAAGCATCAGGTGACAAGATAGCACAAGTCAGAAGACTTGCTAAAAGAAAGCAATACTTGAAAGTTTTCCTGGAGAAGTTCAATACTGGAGAGGGGAGACTAATTGCAAATGTGACAACTGCAGAACTTTTTTCTTAAACTAATATTGTATATATCTTAATCAACTGCCGCGGCGTTATCATATTCTACAAATTTTGCCCACACAAAGAACAGGCACCATTGTCATTAAGTAAATTTTACAAACTTTAATGGCAGCTTACATTTAAAAGACCGAAATATTCCTTGAGCAACGCTAGACATACTTTTGTCAGCCTCAAGGAATATTGCAAGTAGACATACTTCACAGTGCACTGATAAAGCACTTCATGTTAATCAGCACAATCAAACGGATTGATCACTACTCTTTGCTGCAATGTGTTCGAATCTCGTAGAACAAATCCAAGCCCAGATGGCATTTGTTAAAGAAAAGTAGACCTACTATATACAATTGGTTAGGAAATGAAAGGTGTGTTCCATTAAAGCTCACTCGAATAGAGACACTCGTCAACAAGCTGGCGAAGATTTGGGTTCTCCATGGCAGCAGCAACCCGTTCTTTATCATTCAGCTGCTTATTAACTGCAAAAGAATGATATTATAAAATGTTTAAGATTGAAATGTCTTACTTAAGAAGCTGAATCAATTCTAGAAGTTCTCAAGCCCAGAGAGGAGTTCCTATTCAGTGCTACATCGGCATACATCAGGAAACAGAAATACTGCTTCTGATACTCCAACATCCTCTCTGTTCTCCCAGAATCAGCATGCCATAGACCACTGCACAGAGTTTATATGATTTCTTTGGGTGAAGAATAAACTAATTCTAGAATGCATTTTGCATTATAAGATCGTAATATAAATTGGAAGCGTTCATGTTTAATGAATCAGTGAAGCTAATCACAGTCCAATTTTGCCAAGACTTGTATCTGTGCAGCAATTAAAAGTTTCATTTCCTATACCAACAAAATTAGAAATGGAAAATCTGCAAGAAAATAATTAGGTACTCTAGAATTAACTCTACCTGACTCTTCATCCGCATGAGATCCAGGAGCAACTTTTATATCTACCTGCAACACCACAAAAAAATGAGCACTTTAGAGGAAATCAAATATAAAATTTGTGGAGATCTGAATCACTTCAACATTGCACCTTGTGGTAGGAGTCAAATTTTAGATAAAATAATCTTAATGGCCTTCCAGGGACTCATTGAATACAAGGAGCATAGTTTGAGGGGGAGCTTTTGATGTAGATTATAAAAGTAATCATTATCAAAATGGTATATCATTATCCTTTGTTTTATTGAATATATTTTTTAAGTTAAAGATAAAATCCTGTCTATTATCTCTACCTCAcgcaaggtaggggtaaggtctgtgtacaccccACCCTTCCCAAACCCCCACCCCCACTTATGGGATCacactgggcatgttgttgttgtatctagaAACAATCTCATCTTTTAGTTAGGGATGAGTCCCGATTACGGGAGAAGGTAACTCTTTGAGGTCCCACGAAGGTTCCACTAAAGTAGCACTCTTTTTGACACCAATTTGGGTGATACTTGTAATATGAGGTAAGCCCTTGACCCCACAATATCATTAGGCATAAAGACGATGGAAGGGGGAGAAAAAGAAAGCACAATTTTATCGTTAGAAAAACTCACTTAGAAAATAACATTACAAGTGGGGGCTTTTATAGGTGCCAAGAGATGCTTCAAGAGAAAGTAGATACAAATGATATCATTACCAATATGTTGTGTCATTATCTTTGATTTATTTATCATCATCCTTCAGTTAAAGGTAAGGTCTTATACGTTAGTCAGAGATAGTTTAATATTTTTCATTGGAGACAACAAAGTGTTCTAAATTTTGCATGCTGTTCATCCTAGAAATACACCATTGTGTACTTTAAATGATATCCTCATGTACTTCGTTTGGTTCAGAAAAAAACTGATGATGAACAGATTATGACTTGATCTTCTTTGCTACAactctctttctttctcttctctcctCTGTCTCCGCTCTTAACTTTTTCTCCTTTTGACCTTTCTTATTTCTATTTTACCTATCCCATATCCTTTTTCTTACTTTGCACTACATAAGCTTCTTCAATCAATATAATCATTTTATCTTCTACAAAAGATTTTGGCATGGACTGACCCCTTCCGTCACTTCCACAACAGAAGATACTAAGTCACTCTGCTCAAACTTTGAAATCTCGGTATAGCAAATATATATAACAGATGGTAAGCCTGTAAGAAGTGGCTGTCTTCCTAACATATTAAATTTCCGTCAGCACTTAAACCATAAACTCATTACCTAGTATAGCAGCATTTCAAAACTATGAAGAAACTACAACTAGAGATAACTGATAGTATGTCAACTTTTGTCAAAACATAGTCTAGTTcacggaaaaagaaaaaaaaaacttaacatCCATAATCAGAAAGTAACTTATAACTGATTAACAAATTCTCCCAAATAAAAGCATGGCGAATGATGAACTAAAAAAGAAGAAACACTTAAAACTTCTCAGAAGGAAACCATGATAAATTTTTGGCTTCCACGTACAGTTACAACTTATCAGGTCTGCTAGTTGACCTAAGAAAATGCTAGCACTATAACAGTAGTTTATAATGCTAAAAATAGAACTAAATAACAGTTTGATCTTCCCTAGATACGTATAGACCATTTTACCTTGCCCATGTTAATCCATACACTTCTTTACTCGTTAATTAAGGAGTTTTCTGCTAAGTACATGCAATGTTTCGAGAAGGTCTAGATATTCTTTACTCAGATTAATCAAGTAATATCAACTACCTATGAAcaggaaataaaaaaataaaaaataaaaaaagagcacAAGTTTCATTCCAATCAAAGTCAGAGATACGGAATACCACCTTAAAATGTGGAGGGAAGAAATTCTTCAACTTCTCTCTCAAACAGAGGCCAATGACAGTTGCCATGCTACAGTGCTGGATGGTTGGGGTGAAAGTTATCCTGCAAACAATCAAAAGTAAGTAGTAAATATATGAGATAGGAGTCATGTGTGACCTGTTATTTGTAGTAATTTATTAACGTTTGTAGCACCTATTCAACATGCACAGATATAGAGCTGGTTCATAACATATATGAAACTCAACGGAGTGATGCTTTCACAGGTATAAGATGACAAATTATCATGGCAGACCACTCCGTTGTGTCTGTCAATTACGGGATATTTTTCTGTAGAAGGGAAAGAACAGCTTTTCAAGCGAGCATCCAATTTTACAAAGTTAAAAGCTGTCTTTGCTCTTGTTTTTTGGGGTTCTTCTGTACTATTTTTTCTTGATTGACAACATTTGTTTAACATTGAAAACGTATACTTATAGCAAAGCTTCTAGGAAATTGCATAGGGATCTTAGATATTGTCTACTCAAATTAGTGAACCAGGTAAAAAATTAGTGAACCAGGTAAACTCACAGGAATAATTAACAAATCCTTGCACAtttaaatcaaaaaaaaaaaaaaaaaaaaaaggagatagtTGCAGCataaaattgttcaaaaatcggCTGTTTTATTATGTGCAACAATCTCCAATTGTATATATCCCAAGAGAACAATTTTATGCTGGAACTATCCCAAGTTGGGTTTTTTGAAGCTTAACACAGATGGGAGCTTTATCTCTTCTGATGTGAAGGCTGGTATAGGAGGGGTGATGAGAGATGACAAGGGAGAACTTGTTATGACCTTCTCTTCTCCAATACAATTTGACAGCAACCTAGAGGTTGAGGCTTTAGCAGCAAACCATGGTTCGAGCAGGTGCATATTCTTGAACTTCAGGAACTTTACTCTTGAGGTGGATTCTCTATCTCTTGTCCAAATGATCAATGACAACAAATGCTATAGCCACAAGCTTAACAGTATCATTGAGGAGATTCAGCAACTGAAGAAACATGCTAACGTCAAGGTAGAACACTGTTTTAGGGAGGCCAATAAGGTTGCAGACCAGCTTGCTAAATTAGCCTTAAACAGAACAGTCAGAATGAGTCCTTCTATGACTCCTATCAGCAACTTCCTGTGGGGGCTAATGGTCCATTCCAACTGGACATGAGCCAAATGCCTTCTATAAGGCTCAAATATGACAAGGCAAACTTTTCTGTTAATTAGCTATCTAGGTAGTCTTTTGCGAGGGTTGGAATGTCTATGTTAGTTTCCCCTTCCCTCTTTTTGATGAAGGACAATACAGTAACAGCACCCTTATGTAACATTACCTCACTCTAATATAATAGCCAAGTTTTTCCGGAACCGATATTTTGTGTTATattttacctctctataacaactttTGCCTATAACGGCAACAACCATCATTATAACAATACATTCTTTGTAAAATTACTCCCCATATAACAGCTATCTTCTTAACCATCTTTATAGAAATAGAAtctctatgattaccaataataggtttagagattttgaccaaatattttgatactttacactacaaaaaaaaggggaaaaaccgACGCATTCCGTCGGTTTttggataatttttttaaatcttttcttttttttaagaaaactgacggactgcgtcggttatttTTCGCGCAAAAATGcgcaaaaaatataattattttttatattattttctaaaataaaccaaCGACTCCTtcggttttttattttatttataaaaaCCGATGACCCATAGTCCGTCGGTTTTGgcaattttttagtagtgtttaaTACAATATTTATGACAAAGAATgtaatatgaatatatatatttccatCGTTAAAAGACTTCCCTTCTTTAAATAAAGTGTGATTAAGTTTAGAATTTGACATTAAACCTCTTTGTAATATCTAaatgttataggtgtataacaatcATCCGCTATAGCAGCCAAAAAATTTCTAAACCAACaacgttgttatagagaggtaaggCCAAGTCCTCGTCTTGTAATCGCTTTCTGATATATAACGCCCCAGACATGGAAAAATCTTATAAACAAAAAGTACATATAAATAATAGACAAGCATGGAAAGTAACAAGTGAACATACAGAATGCGTCCGAGCTTCTCATCGACAGTTATGGACTCCTCGGAGAGTACACTGAGCTGCTCTAAAGAATATGGATGCTCAGGATCTCTTATATCCCTCACAATATGTATCAACTTTCAAGATCAAGGATATACATCAACTTTAGTCACATTAAACTCAACAAACAATTGAATTACAAAAAATTGAACTCTAAATTcactcaatcaaaaaaaaaaaaaaaaactttagaaaAATGAAACAGCCTTCCATTTTCTACTCCGGTA
Protein-coding sequences here:
- the LOC132616600 gene encoding protein AE7-like 1 isoform X1, coding for MTLGLINANPVVHAKKERIARTDDPHPVDPLDIYDIVRDIRDPEHPYSLEQLSVLSEESITVDEKLGRILITFTPTIQHCSMATVIGLCLREKLKNFFPPHFKVDIKVAPGSHADEESVNKQLNDKERVAAAMENPNLRQLVDECLYSSEL
- the LOC132616600 gene encoding protein AE7-like 1 isoform X2; the protein is MTLGLINANPVVHAKKERIARTDDPHPVDPLDIYDIVRDIRDPEHPYSLEQLSVLSEESITVDEKLGRILITFTPTIQHCSMATVIGLCLREKLKNFFPPHFKVDIKVAPGSHADEESVVYGMLILGEQRGCWSIRSSISVS